The following are from one region of the Epinephelus fuscoguttatus linkage group LG11, E.fuscoguttatus.final_Chr_v1 genome:
- the tab2 gene encoding TGF-beta-activated kinase 1 and MAP3K7-binding protein 2 isoform X1: MAQGSHQIDIQVLHDLRQKFPEVPEGVVSQCVLQNNNNLDACCEYLSQVSPGYLYSEEGNLSFSDDPSFIRLRNHMTQLNLGPQSQNVHVSPVRDGLRMNGSRTLAHSLSDGPLPTGQAPNSDFFQQEPQSAPVQVPSSINVFGVMEPTRKPQPPQHLGLYPLGVKGTTMGVQQTPRFNPITVTLAPNIQTGRNTPTSLHIHGGPQSGLSSPQGNSIYIRPYVSQTGTTRQNQQQGGRAQYSPTSQPQQQIYQISHPHSLSSSWSGPQHASSSHTSQHQTQGHQTSHVYMPISSPTNPQAPSILPTGSQASSSGVSSCSSSSSSSVMPTSLSTISQYNIQNISTGPRKNQIEIKLESPQRSNSTTTTAVLRTSSGPRSSSTSSSCPSSSSSSTGVATVPTTPLSIGGPGLSRSQPTVYISASPPTAATTPSEEAVVASAGSRSQPKFYISANASSDDSGGRNPPTVYISANPPLQGPSGARNMGGQVSMGPAYIHHHPPKSRASLGGGGTASSPRVVVTQPNTKYTFKITVSPNKPPAVSPGVVSPTFEPNNLLSLPSEHHFAEPDPLHLSDPLSPHRERPSEPRRLSMGSDDAAYTQALLVHQKARMERLWHELELKKKKLEKLKEEVNEMENDLTRRRLERSNSASQIPSIEEMKQLRCKNRLLQIDIDCLTKEIDLLQTRGPHFNPSAIHNFYDNIGFLGPVPPKPKGTLSIDRRGCRYNVTSELMMEPSSGPPPPLPLDPGSKIVKPIADQEEDEGTQWGCTACTFLNHPALNRCEQCEFPRHF, translated from the exons ATGGCCCAGGGAAGCCACCAGATTGACATTCAGGTTTTGCATGACCTGCGCCAGAAGTTCCCTGAAGTCCCAGAGGGTGTTGTCTCCCAGTGTGTTCTGCAG AACAACAACAATTTAGACGCCTGCTGTGAATACTTGTCCCAGGTCAGTCCGGGCTACCTGTACAGTGAAGAAGGAAACCTCAGCTTTTCTGACGACCCCAGCTTCATCAGGCTTCGTAATCACATGACCCAGCTGAACCTGGGCCCGCAGTCACAGAATGTGCACGTGTCCCCGGTTCGGGACGGCCTGAGAATGAACGGCAGCCGGACTCTGGCCCACAGCCTGAGTGACGGGCCCCTCCCGACAGGCCAGGCCCCCAACAGTGACTTCTTTCAGCAGGAGCCCCAGTCAGCCCCAGTGCAGGTGCCCTCCAGCATCAATGTGTTTGGTGTGATGGAGCCCACACGCAAACCACAACCTCCACAGCACCTTGGACTCTACCCTCTGGGTGTCAAAGGAACGACTATGGGTGTCCAGCAGACACCACGCTTCAACCCTATTACCGTGACGCTAGCCCCCAATATCCAGACGGGCCGCAACACCCCTACTTCTTTGCACATACATGGCGGCCCCCAGTCGGGCCTCAGCAGTCCACAGGGTAACTCTATCTACATCAGGCCCTACGTTAGCCAGACCGGTACGacccggcagaaccagcagcaggGAGGCAGGGCCCAGTACAGCCCCACCTCCCAGCCCCAGCAGCAGATCTACCAGATCTCACATCCCCACTCCCTGTCCAGCTCCTGGTCCGGCCCTCAGCACGCCTCCTCCTCACATACCTCACAGCACCAGACCCAGGGCCACCAGACCTCTCACGTCTACATGCCAATCAGCTCTCCGACAAATCCCCAGGCGCCCTCCATTCTTCCCACTGGAAGCCAGGCCTCTTCCTCCGGTGTCTCctcatgctcttcttcctcGTCCTCCTCTGTCATGCCCACGTCCCTGTCGACCATCAGCCAGTACAACATCCAGAACATCTCCACTGGCCCGCGCAAGAATCAGATAGAGATCAAACTTGAATCTCCTCAGAGGAGCAACTCCACAACAACAACTGCCGTGCTGCGGACAAGCAGCGGGCCCcggtcctcctccacctcctcctcctgcccgtcctcttcctcctcttcgaCCGGGGTAGCTACTGTCCCCACCACCCCTCTCTCCATCGGAGGCCCAGGTCTGAGCCGCAGCCAGCCCACTGTTTACATCTCTGCCAGCCCGCCTACTGCTGCTACCACTCCCTCTGAGGAGGCCGTCGTGGCCTCAGCCGGCTCCCGCTCCCAACCTAAgttttacatttctgccaacGCCTCCAGTGATGACAGTGGGGGCAGGAACCCTCCCACAGTCTACATCTCAGCCAACCCTCCGTTGCAGGGGCCGTCGGGGGCCAGGAACATGGGGGGCCAAGTGAGCATGGGCCCCGCCTACATCCACCACCATCCACCTAAGTCCCGTGCCTCTTTAGGAGGGGGAGGCACAGCTTCTTCCCCACGCGTGGTGGTGACTCAGCCCAACACCAAATACACTTTTAAAATCACAGTATCTCCCAATAAGCCCCCAGCCGTGTCCCCCGGAGTTGTGTCCCCGACTTTTGAGCCCAACAACCTCCTCAGCCTACCCTCAGAACACCACTTCGCGGAACCAGACCCCCTCCATCTCTCAGACCCGCTGTCGCCACACAGGGAGAGGCCGAGTGAGCCTCGCAGACTCAGCATGGGCTCTGATGATGCAGCGTACACACAAG CGTTGTTGGTCCATCAGAAGGCCCGCATGGAGAGACTGTGGCACGAGCTGgaactgaagaagaagaagctggagAAGCTAAAAGAGGAGGTCAACGAGATGGAGAACGACCTGACCAGGAGACGGCTGGAGAGATCCAACTCGGCTTCCCAAATTCCTTCT ATTGAGGAAATGAAGCAGTTGCGATGCAAAAACAGGTTACTGCAGATCGACATTGACTGCCTCACCAAAGAAATTGATCTCCTACAAACAAGAG GACCACACTTTAATCCCAGTGCAATCCATAATTTTTATGACAACATTGGATTCCTCGGTCCTGTCCCACCCAAACCCAAAGGTACTTTATCTATCG ACAGGAGAGGATGTAGATATAATGTGACCTCTGAGCTCATGATGGAGCCCTCCTCTggtcctccccctcctctcccactTG
- the tab2 gene encoding TGF-beta-activated kinase 1 and MAP3K7-binding protein 2 isoform X2 yields MAQGSHQIDIQVLHDLRQKFPEVPEGVVSQCVLQNNNNLDACCEYLSQVSPGYLYSEEGNLSFSDDPSFIRLRNHMTQLNLGPQSQNVHVSPVRDGLRMNGSRTLAHSLSDGPLPTGQAPNSDFFQQEPQSAPVQVPSSINVFGVMEPTRKPQPPQHLGLYPLGVKGTTMGVQQTPRFNPITVTLAPNIQTGRNTPTSLHIHGGPQSGLSSPQGNSIYIRPYVSQTGTTRQNQQQGGRAQYSPTSQPQQQIYQISHPHSLSSSWSGPQHASSSHTSQHQTQGHQTSHVYMPISSPTNPQAPSILPTGSQASSSGVSSCSSSSSSSVMPTSLSTISQYNIQNISTGPRKNQIEIKLESPQRSNSTTTTAVLRTSSGPRSSSTSSSCPSSSSSSTGVATVPTTPLSIGGPGLSRSQPTVYISASPPTAATTPSEEAVVASAGSRSQPKFYISANASSDDSGGRNPPTVYISANPPLQGPSGARNMGGQVSMGPAYIHHHPPKSRASLGGGGTASSPRVVVTQPNTKYTFKITVSPNKPPAVSPGVVSPTFEPNNLLSLPSEHHFAEPDPLHLSDPLSPHRERPSEPRRLSMGSDDAAYTQALLVHQKARMERLWHELELKKKKLEKLKEEVNEMENDLTRRRLERSNSASQIPSIEEMKQLRCKNRLLQIDIDCLTKEIDLLQTRGPHFNPSAIHNFYDNIGFLGPVPPKPKDRRGCRYNVTSELMMEPSSGPPPPLPLDPGSKIVKPIADQEEDEGTQWGCTACTFLNHPALNRCEQCEFPRHF; encoded by the exons ATGGCCCAGGGAAGCCACCAGATTGACATTCAGGTTTTGCATGACCTGCGCCAGAAGTTCCCTGAAGTCCCAGAGGGTGTTGTCTCCCAGTGTGTTCTGCAG AACAACAACAATTTAGACGCCTGCTGTGAATACTTGTCCCAGGTCAGTCCGGGCTACCTGTACAGTGAAGAAGGAAACCTCAGCTTTTCTGACGACCCCAGCTTCATCAGGCTTCGTAATCACATGACCCAGCTGAACCTGGGCCCGCAGTCACAGAATGTGCACGTGTCCCCGGTTCGGGACGGCCTGAGAATGAACGGCAGCCGGACTCTGGCCCACAGCCTGAGTGACGGGCCCCTCCCGACAGGCCAGGCCCCCAACAGTGACTTCTTTCAGCAGGAGCCCCAGTCAGCCCCAGTGCAGGTGCCCTCCAGCATCAATGTGTTTGGTGTGATGGAGCCCACACGCAAACCACAACCTCCACAGCACCTTGGACTCTACCCTCTGGGTGTCAAAGGAACGACTATGGGTGTCCAGCAGACACCACGCTTCAACCCTATTACCGTGACGCTAGCCCCCAATATCCAGACGGGCCGCAACACCCCTACTTCTTTGCACATACATGGCGGCCCCCAGTCGGGCCTCAGCAGTCCACAGGGTAACTCTATCTACATCAGGCCCTACGTTAGCCAGACCGGTACGacccggcagaaccagcagcaggGAGGCAGGGCCCAGTACAGCCCCACCTCCCAGCCCCAGCAGCAGATCTACCAGATCTCACATCCCCACTCCCTGTCCAGCTCCTGGTCCGGCCCTCAGCACGCCTCCTCCTCACATACCTCACAGCACCAGACCCAGGGCCACCAGACCTCTCACGTCTACATGCCAATCAGCTCTCCGACAAATCCCCAGGCGCCCTCCATTCTTCCCACTGGAAGCCAGGCCTCTTCCTCCGGTGTCTCctcatgctcttcttcctcGTCCTCCTCTGTCATGCCCACGTCCCTGTCGACCATCAGCCAGTACAACATCCAGAACATCTCCACTGGCCCGCGCAAGAATCAGATAGAGATCAAACTTGAATCTCCTCAGAGGAGCAACTCCACAACAACAACTGCCGTGCTGCGGACAAGCAGCGGGCCCcggtcctcctccacctcctcctcctgcccgtcctcttcctcctcttcgaCCGGGGTAGCTACTGTCCCCACCACCCCTCTCTCCATCGGAGGCCCAGGTCTGAGCCGCAGCCAGCCCACTGTTTACATCTCTGCCAGCCCGCCTACTGCTGCTACCACTCCCTCTGAGGAGGCCGTCGTGGCCTCAGCCGGCTCCCGCTCCCAACCTAAgttttacatttctgccaacGCCTCCAGTGATGACAGTGGGGGCAGGAACCCTCCCACAGTCTACATCTCAGCCAACCCTCCGTTGCAGGGGCCGTCGGGGGCCAGGAACATGGGGGGCCAAGTGAGCATGGGCCCCGCCTACATCCACCACCATCCACCTAAGTCCCGTGCCTCTTTAGGAGGGGGAGGCACAGCTTCTTCCCCACGCGTGGTGGTGACTCAGCCCAACACCAAATACACTTTTAAAATCACAGTATCTCCCAATAAGCCCCCAGCCGTGTCCCCCGGAGTTGTGTCCCCGACTTTTGAGCCCAACAACCTCCTCAGCCTACCCTCAGAACACCACTTCGCGGAACCAGACCCCCTCCATCTCTCAGACCCGCTGTCGCCACACAGGGAGAGGCCGAGTGAGCCTCGCAGACTCAGCATGGGCTCTGATGATGCAGCGTACACACAAG CGTTGTTGGTCCATCAGAAGGCCCGCATGGAGAGACTGTGGCACGAGCTGgaactgaagaagaagaagctggagAAGCTAAAAGAGGAGGTCAACGAGATGGAGAACGACCTGACCAGGAGACGGCTGGAGAGATCCAACTCGGCTTCCCAAATTCCTTCT ATTGAGGAAATGAAGCAGTTGCGATGCAAAAACAGGTTACTGCAGATCGACATTGACTGCCTCACCAAAGAAATTGATCTCCTACAAACAAGAG GACCACACTTTAATCCCAGTGCAATCCATAATTTTTATGACAACATTGGATTCCTCGGTCCTGTCCCACCCAAACCCAAAG ACAGGAGAGGATGTAGATATAATGTGACCTCTGAGCTCATGATGGAGCCCTCCTCTggtcctccccctcctctcccactTG
- the tab2 gene encoding TGF-beta-activated kinase 1 and MAP3K7-binding protein 2 isoform X3, whose amino-acid sequence MAQGSHQIDIQVLHDLRQKFPEVPEGVVSQCVLQNNNNLDACCEYLSQVSPGYLYSEEGNLSFSDDPSFIRLRNHMTQLNLGPQSQNVHVSPVRDGLRMNGSRTLAHSLSDGPLPTGQAPNSDFFQQEPQSAPVQVPSSINVFGVMEPTRKPQPPQHLGLYPLGVKGTTMGVQQTPRFNPITVTLAPNIQTGRNTPTSLHIHGGPQSGLSSPQGNSIYIRPYVSQTGTTRQNQQQGGRAQYSPTSQPQQQIYQISHPHSLSSSWSGPQHASSSHTSQHQTQGHQTSHVYMPISSPTNPQAPSILPTGSQASSSGVSSCSSSSSSSVMPTSLSTISQYNIQNISTGPRKNQIEIKLESPQRSNSTTTTAVLRTSSGPRSSSTSSSCPSSSSSSTGVATVPTTPLSIGGPGLSRSQPTVYISASPPTAATTPSEEAVVASAGSRSQPKFYISANASSDDSGGRNPPTVYISANPPLQGPSGARNMGGQVSMGPAYIHHHPPKSRASLGGGGTASSPRVVVTQPNTKYTFKITVSPNKPPAVSPGVVSPTFEPNNLLSLPSEHHFAEPDPLHLSDPLSPHRERPSEPRRLSMGSDDAAYTQALLVHQKARMERLWHELELKKKKLEKLKEEVNEMENDLTRRRLERSNSASQIPSIEEMKQLRCKNRLLQIDIDCLTKEIDLLQTRGPHFNPSAIHNFYDNIGFLGPVPPKPKGTLSIDPGSKIVKPIADQEEDEGTQWGCTACTFLNHPALNRCEQCEFPRHF is encoded by the exons ATGGCCCAGGGAAGCCACCAGATTGACATTCAGGTTTTGCATGACCTGCGCCAGAAGTTCCCTGAAGTCCCAGAGGGTGTTGTCTCCCAGTGTGTTCTGCAG AACAACAACAATTTAGACGCCTGCTGTGAATACTTGTCCCAGGTCAGTCCGGGCTACCTGTACAGTGAAGAAGGAAACCTCAGCTTTTCTGACGACCCCAGCTTCATCAGGCTTCGTAATCACATGACCCAGCTGAACCTGGGCCCGCAGTCACAGAATGTGCACGTGTCCCCGGTTCGGGACGGCCTGAGAATGAACGGCAGCCGGACTCTGGCCCACAGCCTGAGTGACGGGCCCCTCCCGACAGGCCAGGCCCCCAACAGTGACTTCTTTCAGCAGGAGCCCCAGTCAGCCCCAGTGCAGGTGCCCTCCAGCATCAATGTGTTTGGTGTGATGGAGCCCACACGCAAACCACAACCTCCACAGCACCTTGGACTCTACCCTCTGGGTGTCAAAGGAACGACTATGGGTGTCCAGCAGACACCACGCTTCAACCCTATTACCGTGACGCTAGCCCCCAATATCCAGACGGGCCGCAACACCCCTACTTCTTTGCACATACATGGCGGCCCCCAGTCGGGCCTCAGCAGTCCACAGGGTAACTCTATCTACATCAGGCCCTACGTTAGCCAGACCGGTACGacccggcagaaccagcagcaggGAGGCAGGGCCCAGTACAGCCCCACCTCCCAGCCCCAGCAGCAGATCTACCAGATCTCACATCCCCACTCCCTGTCCAGCTCCTGGTCCGGCCCTCAGCACGCCTCCTCCTCACATACCTCACAGCACCAGACCCAGGGCCACCAGACCTCTCACGTCTACATGCCAATCAGCTCTCCGACAAATCCCCAGGCGCCCTCCATTCTTCCCACTGGAAGCCAGGCCTCTTCCTCCGGTGTCTCctcatgctcttcttcctcGTCCTCCTCTGTCATGCCCACGTCCCTGTCGACCATCAGCCAGTACAACATCCAGAACATCTCCACTGGCCCGCGCAAGAATCAGATAGAGATCAAACTTGAATCTCCTCAGAGGAGCAACTCCACAACAACAACTGCCGTGCTGCGGACAAGCAGCGGGCCCcggtcctcctccacctcctcctcctgcccgtcctcttcctcctcttcgaCCGGGGTAGCTACTGTCCCCACCACCCCTCTCTCCATCGGAGGCCCAGGTCTGAGCCGCAGCCAGCCCACTGTTTACATCTCTGCCAGCCCGCCTACTGCTGCTACCACTCCCTCTGAGGAGGCCGTCGTGGCCTCAGCCGGCTCCCGCTCCCAACCTAAgttttacatttctgccaacGCCTCCAGTGATGACAGTGGGGGCAGGAACCCTCCCACAGTCTACATCTCAGCCAACCCTCCGTTGCAGGGGCCGTCGGGGGCCAGGAACATGGGGGGCCAAGTGAGCATGGGCCCCGCCTACATCCACCACCATCCACCTAAGTCCCGTGCCTCTTTAGGAGGGGGAGGCACAGCTTCTTCCCCACGCGTGGTGGTGACTCAGCCCAACACCAAATACACTTTTAAAATCACAGTATCTCCCAATAAGCCCCCAGCCGTGTCCCCCGGAGTTGTGTCCCCGACTTTTGAGCCCAACAACCTCCTCAGCCTACCCTCAGAACACCACTTCGCGGAACCAGACCCCCTCCATCTCTCAGACCCGCTGTCGCCACACAGGGAGAGGCCGAGTGAGCCTCGCAGACTCAGCATGGGCTCTGATGATGCAGCGTACACACAAG CGTTGTTGGTCCATCAGAAGGCCCGCATGGAGAGACTGTGGCACGAGCTGgaactgaagaagaagaagctggagAAGCTAAAAGAGGAGGTCAACGAGATGGAGAACGACCTGACCAGGAGACGGCTGGAGAGATCCAACTCGGCTTCCCAAATTCCTTCT ATTGAGGAAATGAAGCAGTTGCGATGCAAAAACAGGTTACTGCAGATCGACATTGACTGCCTCACCAAAGAAATTGATCTCCTACAAACAAGAG GACCACACTTTAATCCCAGTGCAATCCATAATTTTTATGACAACATTGGATTCCTCGGTCCTGTCCCACCCAAACCCAAAGGTACTTTATCTATCG
- the tab2 gene encoding TGF-beta-activated kinase 1 and MAP3K7-binding protein 2 isoform X4: protein MAQGSHQIDIQVLHDLRQKFPEVPEGVVSQCVLQNNNNLDACCEYLSQVSPGYLYSEEGNLSFSDDPSFIRLRNHMTQLNLGPQSQNVHVSPVRDGLRMNGSRTLAHSLSDGPLPTGQAPNSDFFQQEPQSAPVQVPSSINVFGVMEPTRKPQPPQHLGLYPLGVKGTTMGVQQTPRFNPITVTLAPNIQTGRNTPTSLHIHGGPQSGLSSPQGNSIYIRPYVSQTGTTRQNQQQGGRAQYSPTSQPQQQIYQISHPHSLSSSWSGPQHASSSHTSQHQTQGHQTSHVYMPISSPTNPQAPSILPTGSQASSSGVSSCSSSSSSSVMPTSLSTISQYNIQNISTGPRKNQIEIKLESPQRSNSTTTTAVLRTSSGPRSSSTSSSCPSSSSSSTGVATVPTTPLSIGGPGLSRSQPTVYISASPPTAATTPSEEAVVASAGSRSQPKFYISANASSDDSGGRNPPTVYISANPPLQGPSGARNMGGQVSMGPAYIHHHPPKSRASLGGGGTASSPRVVVTQPNTKYTFKITVSPNKPPAVSPGVVSPTFEPNNLLSLPSEHHFAEPDPLHLSDPLSPHRERPSEPRRLSMGSDDAAYTQALLVHQKARMERLWHELELKKKKLEKLKEEVNEMENDLTRRRLERSNSASQIPSIEEMKQLRCKNRLLQIDIDCLTKEIDLLQTRGPHFNPSAIHNFYDNIGFLGPVPPKPKDPGSKIVKPIADQEEDEGTQWGCTACTFLNHPALNRCEQCEFPRHF from the exons ATGGCCCAGGGAAGCCACCAGATTGACATTCAGGTTTTGCATGACCTGCGCCAGAAGTTCCCTGAAGTCCCAGAGGGTGTTGTCTCCCAGTGTGTTCTGCAG AACAACAACAATTTAGACGCCTGCTGTGAATACTTGTCCCAGGTCAGTCCGGGCTACCTGTACAGTGAAGAAGGAAACCTCAGCTTTTCTGACGACCCCAGCTTCATCAGGCTTCGTAATCACATGACCCAGCTGAACCTGGGCCCGCAGTCACAGAATGTGCACGTGTCCCCGGTTCGGGACGGCCTGAGAATGAACGGCAGCCGGACTCTGGCCCACAGCCTGAGTGACGGGCCCCTCCCGACAGGCCAGGCCCCCAACAGTGACTTCTTTCAGCAGGAGCCCCAGTCAGCCCCAGTGCAGGTGCCCTCCAGCATCAATGTGTTTGGTGTGATGGAGCCCACACGCAAACCACAACCTCCACAGCACCTTGGACTCTACCCTCTGGGTGTCAAAGGAACGACTATGGGTGTCCAGCAGACACCACGCTTCAACCCTATTACCGTGACGCTAGCCCCCAATATCCAGACGGGCCGCAACACCCCTACTTCTTTGCACATACATGGCGGCCCCCAGTCGGGCCTCAGCAGTCCACAGGGTAACTCTATCTACATCAGGCCCTACGTTAGCCAGACCGGTACGacccggcagaaccagcagcaggGAGGCAGGGCCCAGTACAGCCCCACCTCCCAGCCCCAGCAGCAGATCTACCAGATCTCACATCCCCACTCCCTGTCCAGCTCCTGGTCCGGCCCTCAGCACGCCTCCTCCTCACATACCTCACAGCACCAGACCCAGGGCCACCAGACCTCTCACGTCTACATGCCAATCAGCTCTCCGACAAATCCCCAGGCGCCCTCCATTCTTCCCACTGGAAGCCAGGCCTCTTCCTCCGGTGTCTCctcatgctcttcttcctcGTCCTCCTCTGTCATGCCCACGTCCCTGTCGACCATCAGCCAGTACAACATCCAGAACATCTCCACTGGCCCGCGCAAGAATCAGATAGAGATCAAACTTGAATCTCCTCAGAGGAGCAACTCCACAACAACAACTGCCGTGCTGCGGACAAGCAGCGGGCCCcggtcctcctccacctcctcctcctgcccgtcctcttcctcctcttcgaCCGGGGTAGCTACTGTCCCCACCACCCCTCTCTCCATCGGAGGCCCAGGTCTGAGCCGCAGCCAGCCCACTGTTTACATCTCTGCCAGCCCGCCTACTGCTGCTACCACTCCCTCTGAGGAGGCCGTCGTGGCCTCAGCCGGCTCCCGCTCCCAACCTAAgttttacatttctgccaacGCCTCCAGTGATGACAGTGGGGGCAGGAACCCTCCCACAGTCTACATCTCAGCCAACCCTCCGTTGCAGGGGCCGTCGGGGGCCAGGAACATGGGGGGCCAAGTGAGCATGGGCCCCGCCTACATCCACCACCATCCACCTAAGTCCCGTGCCTCTTTAGGAGGGGGAGGCACAGCTTCTTCCCCACGCGTGGTGGTGACTCAGCCCAACACCAAATACACTTTTAAAATCACAGTATCTCCCAATAAGCCCCCAGCCGTGTCCCCCGGAGTTGTGTCCCCGACTTTTGAGCCCAACAACCTCCTCAGCCTACCCTCAGAACACCACTTCGCGGAACCAGACCCCCTCCATCTCTCAGACCCGCTGTCGCCACACAGGGAGAGGCCGAGTGAGCCTCGCAGACTCAGCATGGGCTCTGATGATGCAGCGTACACACAAG CGTTGTTGGTCCATCAGAAGGCCCGCATGGAGAGACTGTGGCACGAGCTGgaactgaagaagaagaagctggagAAGCTAAAAGAGGAGGTCAACGAGATGGAGAACGACCTGACCAGGAGACGGCTGGAGAGATCCAACTCGGCTTCCCAAATTCCTTCT ATTGAGGAAATGAAGCAGTTGCGATGCAAAAACAGGTTACTGCAGATCGACATTGACTGCCTCACCAAAGAAATTGATCTCCTACAAACAAGAG GACCACACTTTAATCCCAGTGCAATCCATAATTTTTATGACAACATTGGATTCCTCGGTCCTGTCCCACCCAAACCCAAAG